Proteins encoded within one genomic window of Geotalea daltonii FRC-32:
- a CDS encoding benzylsuccinate synthase subunit beta has product MTATAQNENMMHEKKGTGKPCIKCKWQIADPTNPLRGQCTVNRTQMGGVWKRWVSDVYNVTCSRHEEGKLSFREHV; this is encoded by the coding sequence ATGACAGCAACAGCTCAAAATGAAAACATGATGCACGAGAAAAAAGGAACCGGCAAACCATGCATCAAATGCAAGTGGCAGATTGCCGACCCTACCAATCCGCTCCGCGGGCAATGCACGGTAAACCGCACCCAGATGGGTGGGGTGTGGAAGAGATGGGTCAGCGACGTCTACAACGTGACCTGCTCCCGGCACGAGGAGGGTAAACTCAGCTTCAGAGAGCACGTGTGA
- a CDS encoding glycyl radical protein: MAMVAQSINYKGRTIDFPLENPEEMNVPDEILHENLCKPTTERTRRLKARCRWKHASAGEFIDKEVRAGIERMRLITESHKATAGKPEVIRRALGLAHLLNNCTLVLQDDELIIGYHAEDPEMFPLYPELAYMAVQDYLMTDYAPQPKDEAQEILNYWKPFSIQAKCEPYFDQADLTRMYQVSTMEGPMFASGYNSIVPPYETVLEDGLLKRIELAKEKLANAQAEMEKTPWDATKQLSWIPKIDLWKAMIIADEAVINWARRHARLAKIVAENFETNSARKEELLEISEICHRVPAEPCKGLRDAFQSKWFVFLICHALDRYASGFAQKEDELLEPYYNISVKDRSFQPMTHKDVVELVECERLKISEHGAGKSRAYREIFPGSNDLFILTVGGTKPGFVDACSDMTDAILEGARNIRTTEPSIVFRWDPVGRVKTKRLVFECVRDGLGYPSIMHNRIGVEQMKFYSQFSLNENGVTDDEAHRWANVLCMSPGVCGRRKTQKTRSEGGGAIFPAKLLEIALNNGYDWSYSGMQLGPKTGEATGFKTFDDLLEAFRKQYAYVTSLVIRAKDVMRHFECQVMQMPFVSSIDDGCMELGIDSVELSEQPNGWHNPITTVVAANSLVAIKKLIYDEKKYTMKQLLDALQANWEGHEAMRQDFLNAPKWGNDDPYADGIISKFYEEILGGELAKVTNFSGGPVLPVGQAVGLYMEVGSRTGPTPDGRFGGDAADDGGISPYFGTDKKGPTAVLKSVSKVQKNQKTNLLNQRLNVPMMRSIHGFDIWKSYMDTWESLNIAHVQFNCVSTAELKAAQKEPEKHQDLIVRVSGFSARFVDVPTYGQNTIIARNEQHFGADDYEYINAPL; this comes from the coding sequence ATGGCAATGGTAGCCCAGTCCATCAACTACAAAGGCAGGACAATCGATTTTCCGCTGGAAAACCCGGAAGAAATGAACGTGCCTGACGAGATTTTGCACGAAAACCTCTGCAAGCCGACCACCGAACGGACCAGGAGGCTCAAGGCAAGGTGCCGCTGGAAGCATGCCTCTGCCGGTGAATTCATCGACAAGGAAGTCCGGGCAGGTATCGAAAGAATGCGGCTCATCACCGAATCGCACAAGGCAACCGCCGGCAAGCCGGAAGTCATCCGCCGTGCCCTCGGACTCGCCCATCTCCTCAATAACTGCACCCTGGTGCTCCAGGACGACGAACTGATCATCGGCTACCATGCCGAAGATCCGGAGATGTTCCCCCTCTATCCCGAGCTCGCCTACATGGCGGTCCAGGACTACCTGATGACCGACTACGCGCCGCAGCCCAAGGATGAAGCCCAGGAGATCCTCAACTACTGGAAGCCGTTCAGCATTCAGGCCAAGTGCGAGCCCTATTTTGATCAGGCAGACCTCACCAGAATGTATCAGGTAAGCACCATGGAAGGCCCCATGTTCGCTTCCGGCTACAACAGCATTGTCCCTCCTTACGAGACGGTGCTGGAGGACGGCCTCCTGAAGCGGATCGAACTGGCCAAAGAAAAGCTGGCCAATGCCCAGGCCGAGATGGAAAAAACCCCCTGGGACGCCACCAAGCAGCTCTCCTGGATCCCCAAGATCGATCTCTGGAAGGCAATGATCATTGCCGACGAGGCGGTCATCAACTGGGCCCGCCGTCACGCCAGGCTGGCCAAGATCGTCGCGGAAAATTTCGAGACCAATTCCGCCCGCAAGGAAGAGCTGTTGGAGATCTCGGAGATTTGCCACCGGGTCCCCGCCGAACCGTGCAAAGGACTCAGGGACGCCTTCCAGTCCAAATGGTTTGTCTTCCTCATCTGCCATGCCCTTGACCGCTACGCCAGCGGCTTTGCCCAGAAGGAGGATGAACTGCTGGAGCCGTACTATAACATCAGCGTCAAGGACAGGAGCTTCCAGCCCATGACCCACAAGGATGTGGTGGAACTGGTGGAGTGCGAGCGCCTGAAGATCTCCGAGCACGGCGCCGGCAAATCCCGCGCCTATCGGGAAATATTCCCCGGTTCCAATGACCTGTTCATCCTGACGGTGGGGGGTACCAAGCCAGGCTTTGTAGACGCCTGCAGCGACATGACCGATGCCATCCTGGAAGGGGCGCGCAACATCCGCACCACCGAACCCTCCATCGTCTTCAGATGGGATCCGGTTGGCCGGGTCAAGACGAAGCGGCTCGTGTTCGAGTGCGTCAGGGACGGCCTGGGCTATCCCTCCATCATGCACAACAGGATTGGCGTCGAACAGATGAAGTTCTACAGCCAGTTTAGCCTGAATGAAAACGGGGTCACCGACGACGAGGCCCATCGATGGGCCAATGTCCTCTGTATGTCGCCCGGTGTCTGCGGCAGGAGGAAAACTCAGAAGACCCGATCAGAAGGGGGCGGCGCGATTTTCCCGGCAAAACTCCTGGAAATTGCCCTCAACAACGGCTACGACTGGTCCTATTCCGGCATGCAGCTCGGTCCCAAGACTGGCGAGGCGACGGGATTCAAGACTTTTGACGACCTCTTGGAAGCTTTCCGCAAGCAGTATGCCTACGTCACCAGCCTGGTCATCCGGGCCAAGGATGTCATGCGGCATTTCGAGTGCCAGGTAATGCAGATGCCTTTTGTTTCCAGCATCGACGACGGCTGCATGGAGCTCGGCATTGACTCGGTGGAGCTCTCCGAACAGCCCAACGGTTGGCACAACCCGATCACCACCGTCGTTGCCGCCAACTCCCTGGTCGCCATCAAGAAGCTGATCTACGACGAGAAGAAGTACACCATGAAGCAGCTCCTCGACGCTCTCCAAGCCAACTGGGAAGGCCACGAAGCCATGCGCCAGGATTTCCTCAATGCGCCCAAGTGGGGAAACGACGACCCCTACGCTGACGGTATCATCAGCAAGTTCTACGAGGAAATCCTCGGAGGTGAATTGGCCAAAGTGACCAATTTTTCCGGAGGTCCTGTGCTGCCGGTCGGCCAGGCTGTCGGCCTCTACATGGAGGTCGGCTCCCGCACCGGCCCCACCCCGGACGGCCGCTTTGGCGGTGACGCAGCCGATGACGGCGGCATCTCACCCTACTTCGGCACGGACAAAAAGGGGCCAACGGCGGTGCTCAAGTCGGTTTCCAAGGTACAGAAGAACCAGAAGACCAACTTGCTCAATCAGCGGCTCAACGTGCCGATGATGCGCAGCATCCATGGCTTCGATATCTGGAAGTCGTACATGGACACCTGGGAGTCACTCAACATTGCCCACGTGCAGTTCAACTGCGTGAGTACCGCTGAACTCAAAGCCGCCCAGAAAGAACCGGAAAAGCATCAGGATCTTATCGTCAGGGTTTCCGGCTTCAGTGCCCGTTTCGTGGATGTCCCGACCTACGGACAGAACACCATTATTGCCCGCAACGAGCAGCACTTCGGGGCCGATGACTACGAGTACATCAACGCACCGCTGTAA
- a CDS encoding benzylsuccinate synthase gamma subunit family protein, with protein sequence MTTCQDCSFYFAVPENAGDYEPGRGDCVTQKEDAKGKYWLSKPTVHATPSCPTFKKSK encoded by the coding sequence ATGACCACATGCCAAGATTGCTCATTCTATTTTGCCGTTCCTGAAAACGCAGGGGACTATGAACCGGGCCGGGGAGATTGCGTGACCCAGAAAGAAGATGCCAAAGGAAAATACTGGCTTTCAAAGCCAACGGTGCATGCCACCCCTTCATGTCCGACCTTCAAGAAGTCCAAATAA
- a CDS encoding glycyl-radical enzyme activating protein, translating into MLTPLITEIQRFCLQDGPGIRTTIFVKGCPLQCPWCHNPENISLKPEFYFHANKCKGCGQCVGSCPSGVCTSFVPQKGVEEIVDRSRCTSCLGCVSACRFGARETVGKPLDMNAIVEEAVSDRIFYNNSGGGVTISGGEPLMYPAFTRELTRILKVREDVHVAVETCLFAEWENIVPLLEFVDLFIVDIKSLEPEKYEQVIGGSLHKILANLERLIKAGAATRIHLPIIPGINDTAGDFEMYAEYLGQFADYLTGVDLLPYHSYATGKYAQLGRRYHYLGVPDLAARNLFPLADALRIKGIREVTIGGLVGTISPTGTAVGNEASRADGSILPRRPHPSRAKGVVPVRQ; encoded by the coding sequence ATGCTCACTCCACTTATCACTGAAATCCAGAGGTTCTGTCTGCAGGACGGCCCTGGTATAAGAACCACCATCTTCGTCAAGGGGTGTCCTCTCCAGTGCCCCTGGTGTCACAATCCGGAAAACATCAGCTTAAAACCCGAATTCTATTTTCACGCAAACAAATGCAAGGGATGCGGGCAGTGCGTCGGCAGTTGCCCATCCGGCGTATGCACATCCTTCGTGCCGCAAAAGGGTGTCGAGGAAATTGTCGATAGAAGCCGCTGCACGTCGTGCCTGGGATGTGTATCTGCCTGCCGGTTCGGTGCACGTGAAACGGTGGGCAAGCCTCTGGATATGAACGCCATTGTAGAAGAAGCGGTATCGGACCGTATTTTTTACAACAACAGCGGAGGCGGAGTCACGATCAGTGGCGGAGAACCTCTCATGTACCCGGCATTTACCCGCGAACTGACTCGTATTCTCAAGGTCCGGGAGGATGTCCACGTGGCAGTGGAGACCTGCCTCTTTGCAGAGTGGGAAAATATCGTCCCGCTGTTGGAATTTGTCGACCTGTTCATTGTCGATATCAAATCGCTGGAGCCAGAAAAATACGAGCAGGTAATCGGCGGCTCCCTTCACAAAATCCTGGCAAATCTCGAACGGCTAATAAAGGCCGGAGCTGCGACACGCATCCATCTGCCGATTATTCCGGGCATCAACGACACCGCCGGCGATTTCGAGATGTATGCAGAGTACCTGGGACAATTCGCCGACTACCTGACCGGTGTGGATCTGCTTCCCTATCACTCCTATGCAACCGGCAAATATGCGCAATTGGGGCGGCGCTACCACTACCTGGGGGTCCCGGATCTTGCTGCCCGTAACCTTTTTCCCCTGGCAGATGCCCTCAGGATAAAAGGCATCCGTGAGGTTACCATTGGCGGCTTGGTCGGCACCATATCACCAACAGGAACCGCTGTCGGCAACGAGGCATCAAGGGCTGATGGCAGTATTCTGCCGCGACGGCCACATCCGTCACGGGCAAAGGGGGTGGTGCCGGTCCGGCAATAA